The Methylobacterium sp. PvR107 genome contains a region encoding:
- a CDS encoding PilZ domain-containing protein — MLERRAKRRAKTALPGSATFARVAAETRCVILNLSGRGACIAFAPDVAVPRVFELQIGRDPERQIVRVVWRRANMVGVGFMAPRAVPDVIAG, encoded by the coding sequence GTGCTCGAACGTCGTGCAAAGCGTCGTGCCAAAACAGCGCTGCCCGGAAGCGCTACCTTCGCGAGGGTCGCCGCTGAGACGCGATGCGTAATCCTGAATTTATCAGGCCGTGGCGCTTGCATTGCCTTCGCACCCGACGTGGCAGTGCCGCGGGTGTTCGAACTGCAGATTGGCCGTGATCCAGAGCGGCAGATAGTTCGCGTCGTGTGGCGGCGGGCAAATATGGTCGGCGTAGGCTTCATGGCGCCCAGGGCCGTGCCCGATGTGATCGCTGGATAG
- a CDS encoding CHASE3 domain-containing protein codes for MKSRLVQRFAGSRETVATVVGFVLLVLAGLAAAAVALASANAEAWSAHSAVVRQVEARLFRLIQEAETGQRGFLLTGDLTYLDPFTTARRELPAAEAELRYLTGDNAEQQARLDQLRPIIAEKVAELARTTERMQAGDQAGALAIVRTNTGRDLMRRIRATVTEFDRAEVELQATRGERAAFRRSILAAVIIIALFLAAALAWLVVRTDQHRTRELRSANDALRHESTRRERAEGQLRADVPADKA; via the coding sequence TTGAAAAGTCGGCTCGTTCAACGCTTCGCCGGATCTCGCGAGACTGTCGCGACTGTCGTCGGTTTCGTTCTGCTCGTTCTCGCCGGTTTGGCTGCGGCAGCCGTAGCTTTGGCCAGCGCAAACGCGGAAGCATGGTCTGCTCATTCTGCTGTAGTGCGGCAAGTGGAGGCGCGGCTATTCCGGCTCATTCAAGAGGCGGAGACCGGCCAGCGCGGCTTCCTGCTCACCGGCGACCTGACTTACCTCGATCCATTCACGACCGCTCGCCGCGAGTTGCCGGCCGCCGAGGCTGAACTGCGGTATCTCACGGGCGACAACGCAGAGCAGCAAGCCCGGCTGGATCAGCTCCGACCCATTATCGCTGAGAAAGTCGCCGAACTCGCACGGACGACCGAGCGCATGCAGGCAGGGGACCAAGCGGGAGCGCTCGCCATCGTGCGTACCAACACCGGACGCGACCTGATGAGGCGTATTCGGGCGACCGTCACCGAGTTCGATCGAGCAGAGGTGGAACTCCAGGCCACACGCGGCGAACGAGCCGCGTTCCGTCGGTCGATCCTAGCTGCAGTTATCATCATCGCCCTGTTTCTGGCTGCTGCCCTCGCTTGGCTGGTCGTTAGGACCGACCAACATCGCACCCGCGAACTCCGATCCGCGAACGATGCGCTTCGCCATGAGAGCACGCGGCGCGAGCGAGCAGAGGGACAGCTGCGGGCTGACGTTCCTGCCGACAAGGCGTAG
- a CDS encoding response regulator has translation MSDAFTPRLAVLLVEDDPLQLMDASAALREAGFEVAEASTIDAAQAHLAARPELVAMVADVDLAGEPLSGFTLAKAVAARWPEVAILVVSGVEWPGEEQMPMGARFLRKPFAPEGLAEALRAVLTARGTTL, from the coding sequence ATGTCCGACGCGTTCACGCCGCGGCTTGCCGTGCTGCTGGTCGAGGACGATCCCTTGCAGCTCATGGACGCCTCCGCGGCTCTGCGAGAGGCTGGCTTTGAGGTAGCCGAGGCGTCGACCATCGACGCGGCTCAGGCTCACCTGGCGGCTCGTCCCGAACTCGTTGCCATGGTCGCCGACGTCGACCTCGCCGGCGAGCCACTGAGCGGCTTCACCCTGGCCAAGGCTGTCGCGGCGCGCTGGCCCGAGGTCGCGATCCTGGTCGTATCGGGAGTGGAGTGGCCAGGCGAAGAGCAGATGCCCATGGGCGCACGCTTCCTGCGCAAGCCGTTCGCGCCCGAGGGGCTCGCCGAAGCCCTGCGGGCTGTTCTGACAGCACGGGGCACGACCCTTTAG